A window of Perognathus longimembris pacificus isolate PPM17 chromosome 6, ASM2315922v1, whole genome shotgun sequence contains these coding sequences:
- the Slc29a1 gene encoding equilibrative nucleoside transporter 1 isoform X1 yields MCPVLPFCTLDPHAGPHGPGLLPGPEIGPLPRDPPGSLGSPPSVDSERPLAPEGESCQPGTSAHPGSMTTSQQPQDRYKAVWLIFFMLGLGTLLPWNFFMTATGYFTTRLNVTDTGNASSVAAQLSKATPAPATPAPPSPERTERTSLSAIFNNVMTLCAMLPLLLFACLNSFLHQKIPQSVRILGSLVAILLVFLATAVLVKVQMDALPFFVITMVKIVLINSFGAILQGSLFGLAGLLPASYTTPIMSGQGLAGFFASVAMICAIASKSELSDSAFGYFITACVVVVLAIICYLGLPRLEFYRYYQQLKLEGPGEQETKLDLISKDPSAARQPPGEEPRAIREEPRVPAPTAQPTSHSVKAILKNISGLAFSVCFVFTVTIGLFPAVTSEVQSSIAGSGDWEKYFTPVSCFLTFNVFDWLGRSLTAVFTWPGKDSRWLPSLAVARLVFVPLLLLCNVRPRRHLAVVFRHDAWFILFMAAFAFSNGYLASLCMCFGPKKVKPSEAGTAGTVMAFFLCLGLALGAIVSFLFRAIV; encoded by the exons ATGTGCCCTGTGCTACCTTTCTGCACTCTGGACCCCCACGCGGGACCCCATGGCCCCGGCCTCCTGCCCGGGCCTGAGATAGGACCCCTTCCTAGGGACCCGCCAGGCTCTCTCGGCTCCCCTCCTTCTGTTGACTCTGAACGTCCG CTAGCGCCAGAGGGAGAGAGCTGCCAGCCGGGCACCTCCGCGCACCCCGGCAGCATGACGACCAGCCAGCAGCCTCAGGAcag ATACAAAGCTGTCTGGCTTATCTTCTTCATGCTGGGCCTGGGGACGCTGCTCCCCTGGAATTTCTTCATGACGGCCACTGGG TACTTCACAACCCGCCTGAACGTCACCGACACCGGCAACGCGTCCTCGGTCGCCGCTCAGCTGAGCAAGGCCACCCCGGCCCCGGCCACCCCCGCACCGCCCTCGCCCGAGAGGACGGAGAGGACGTCCCTCAGTGCCATCTTCAACAACGTCATGACCTTGTGTGCCATGCTGCCGCTGCTGCTCTTCGCCTGCCTCAACTCCTTCCTGCACCAGAA GATCCCCCAGTCCGTGCGGATCCTGGGCAGCCTGGTGGCCATCCTGCTGGTGTTCTTGGCCACGGCCGTCCTGGTCAAGGTGCAGATGGACGCTCTCCCCTTCTTCGTCATCACCATGGTCAAGATAGTGCTCATTAATT CATTCGGCGCCATCCTCCAGGGCAGCCTGTTTGGGCTGGCCGGGCTCCTGCCCGCCAGCTACACCACCCCCATCATGAGCGGCCAGGGCCTGGCCGGCTTCTTCGCCTCAGTGGCCATGATCTGCGCCATTGCCA GCAAGTCGGAGCTGTCGGACAGCGCCTTCGGGTACTTCATCACGGCCTGCGTGGTCGTGGTTTTGGCCATCATCTGCTACCTGGGCCTGCCCCGGCTG GAATTCTACCGCTACTACCAGCAGCTCAAGCTGGAGGGGCCCGGGGAGCAAGAGACCAAGCTGGACCTCATCAGTAAAG ACCCTTCCGCAGCCCGTCAGCCCCCGGGAGAGGAGCCGAGAGCCATCAGAGAGGAGCCCAGGGTGCCGGCCCCCACCGCCCAGCCCACCAGCCACTCGGTCAAAGCCATCCTCAAGAAC atCTCAGGCCTGGCCTTCTCCGTCTGCTTCGTCTTCACCGTCACCATCGGCTTGTTCCCCGCCGTGACCTCCGAGGTCCAGTCCAGCATCGCGGGCAGCGGTGACTGGG aaAAGTACTTCACTCCCGTGTCCTGTTTCTTGACTTTCAATGTCTTTGACTGGTTGGGCCGGAGTCTCACAGCTGTTTTCACGTGG CCCGGGAAGGACAGCCGCTGGCTGCCCAGCCTGGCGGTGGCGCGCCTGGTGTTCGTGCCCCTGCTGCTGCTGTGCAACGTCAGGCCCCGCCGCCACCTGGCCGTGGTCTTCCGGCACGACGCCTGGTTCATCCTCTTCATGGCCGCCTTCGCCTTCTCCAACGGCTACCTCGCCAGCCTCTGCATGTGCTTCGGGCCCAA GAAGGTCAAGCCCTCCGAGGCGGGGACGGCAGGGACCGTCATGGCCTTCTTCCTCTGTCTGGGCCTGGCCCTGGGGGCCATCGTCTCCTTCCTGTTCCGGGCCATCGTGTGA
- the Slc29a1 gene encoding equilibrative nucleoside transporter 1 isoform X2 produces the protein MTTSQQPQDRYKAVWLIFFMLGLGTLLPWNFFMTATGYFTTRLNVTDTGNASSVAAQLSKATPAPATPAPPSPERTERTSLSAIFNNVMTLCAMLPLLLFACLNSFLHQKIPQSVRILGSLVAILLVFLATAVLVKVQMDALPFFVITMVKIVLINSFGAILQGSLFGLAGLLPASYTTPIMSGQGLAGFFASVAMICAIASKSELSDSAFGYFITACVVVVLAIICYLGLPRLEFYRYYQQLKLEGPGEQETKLDLISKDPSAARQPPGEEPRAIREEPRVPAPTAQPTSHSVKAILKNISGLAFSVCFVFTVTIGLFPAVTSEVQSSIAGSGDWEKYFTPVSCFLTFNVFDWLGRSLTAVFTWPGKDSRWLPSLAVARLVFVPLLLLCNVRPRRHLAVVFRHDAWFILFMAAFAFSNGYLASLCMCFGPKKVKPSEAGTAGTVMAFFLCLGLALGAIVSFLFRAIV, from the exons ATGACGACCAGCCAGCAGCCTCAGGAcag ATACAAAGCTGTCTGGCTTATCTTCTTCATGCTGGGCCTGGGGACGCTGCTCCCCTGGAATTTCTTCATGACGGCCACTGGG TACTTCACAACCCGCCTGAACGTCACCGACACCGGCAACGCGTCCTCGGTCGCCGCTCAGCTGAGCAAGGCCACCCCGGCCCCGGCCACCCCCGCACCGCCCTCGCCCGAGAGGACGGAGAGGACGTCCCTCAGTGCCATCTTCAACAACGTCATGACCTTGTGTGCCATGCTGCCGCTGCTGCTCTTCGCCTGCCTCAACTCCTTCCTGCACCAGAA GATCCCCCAGTCCGTGCGGATCCTGGGCAGCCTGGTGGCCATCCTGCTGGTGTTCTTGGCCACGGCCGTCCTGGTCAAGGTGCAGATGGACGCTCTCCCCTTCTTCGTCATCACCATGGTCAAGATAGTGCTCATTAATT CATTCGGCGCCATCCTCCAGGGCAGCCTGTTTGGGCTGGCCGGGCTCCTGCCCGCCAGCTACACCACCCCCATCATGAGCGGCCAGGGCCTGGCCGGCTTCTTCGCCTCAGTGGCCATGATCTGCGCCATTGCCA GCAAGTCGGAGCTGTCGGACAGCGCCTTCGGGTACTTCATCACGGCCTGCGTGGTCGTGGTTTTGGCCATCATCTGCTACCTGGGCCTGCCCCGGCTG GAATTCTACCGCTACTACCAGCAGCTCAAGCTGGAGGGGCCCGGGGAGCAAGAGACCAAGCTGGACCTCATCAGTAAAG ACCCTTCCGCAGCCCGTCAGCCCCCGGGAGAGGAGCCGAGAGCCATCAGAGAGGAGCCCAGGGTGCCGGCCCCCACCGCCCAGCCCACCAGCCACTCGGTCAAAGCCATCCTCAAGAAC atCTCAGGCCTGGCCTTCTCCGTCTGCTTCGTCTTCACCGTCACCATCGGCTTGTTCCCCGCCGTGACCTCCGAGGTCCAGTCCAGCATCGCGGGCAGCGGTGACTGGG aaAAGTACTTCACTCCCGTGTCCTGTTTCTTGACTTTCAATGTCTTTGACTGGTTGGGCCGGAGTCTCACAGCTGTTTTCACGTGG CCCGGGAAGGACAGCCGCTGGCTGCCCAGCCTGGCGGTGGCGCGCCTGGTGTTCGTGCCCCTGCTGCTGCTGTGCAACGTCAGGCCCCGCCGCCACCTGGCCGTGGTCTTCCGGCACGACGCCTGGTTCATCCTCTTCATGGCCGCCTTCGCCTTCTCCAACGGCTACCTCGCCAGCCTCTGCATGTGCTTCGGGCCCAA GAAGGTCAAGCCCTCCGAGGCGGGGACGGCAGGGACCGTCATGGCCTTCTTCCTCTGTCTGGGCCTGGCCCTGGGGGCCATCGTCTCCTTCCTGTTCCGGGCCATCGTGTGA
- the Mymx gene encoding protein myomixer, whose translation MPAPLLPLLLRALLSRLLPPLARAARRRLRPPRPLLRRLAQRLRSRAAREALLGCLLLVLSQPQPPEAAEPSPAGRRERGAGLGAPK comes from the coding sequence ATGCCGGCCCCGCTGCTCCCGCTGCTGCTCCGGGCGCTGCTGTCCCGCCTGCTGCCGCCCCTGGCGCGCGCCGCCCGCCGGCGCCTCCGGCCGCCGCGGCCGCTGCTGCGCCGCCTGGCCCAGCGCCTGCGCTCCCGGGCCGCGCGCGAggccctgctgggctgcctgctccTCGTCCTCAGCCAGCCGCAGCCGCCCGAGGCCGCGGAGCCGTCCCCGGCCGGCCGGcgggagcggggcgcggggctgggcgcccCCAAGTGA